From a single Pseudomonas serboccidentalis genomic region:
- a CDS encoding DUF5924 family protein, producing MPKIPLLIQRILELIKRYPGVIALGGFISGVGSFILVDRQQGLASWITLIMLLSWIWLMLENTLTGLFTRIFKREIPQPLLRYATQMIHQESLFFVLPFFFITTTWNSGQLIFTGLLCIAALISIVDPLYYKWLAPRRWAFLALHTLTLFAALLTALPVIMHLTTAQSFKWALGTAVVLSFPSLASIFPIRTVRNALAILCITVGIGAVGWTLRSWVPPATLWMTDVAISTQLQDRTPGDSLDEVSAEQIRNGGLYAYTAINAPRGLDERIYHVWQFNGQEVDRIALDIHGGRKEGYRAWTHKQNFPGNPVGKWQVRVLTEDGQVIGVLRFEVTDSTATKEK from the coding sequence ATGCCGAAAATACCCCTCCTGATCCAGCGCATTCTCGAATTGATAAAGCGCTACCCCGGGGTCATTGCGCTCGGCGGGTTCATCTCCGGGGTCGGCAGTTTCATTCTGGTTGATCGTCAGCAAGGGCTGGCGAGCTGGATCACCCTCATCATGCTGCTCAGCTGGATCTGGCTGATGCTGGAAAACACCCTGACCGGGTTGTTCACCCGCATCTTCAAGCGGGAAATCCCCCAGCCGCTGCTGCGTTACGCAACGCAGATGATCCACCAGGAAAGCCTGTTTTTCGTCCTGCCCTTCTTCTTCATCACCACGACGTGGAACAGCGGCCAACTGATCTTCACCGGCCTGCTGTGCATCGCCGCGCTGATCTCGATTGTCGACCCGCTCTATTACAAATGGCTGGCACCACGGCGCTGGGCGTTTCTTGCGCTGCACACCCTGACCCTGTTCGCCGCCCTGCTCACCGCGCTGCCGGTGATCATGCACCTGACCACCGCACAGAGTTTCAAATGGGCGCTGGGCACAGCGGTGGTGCTGTCGTTCCCGAGCCTGGCGTCGATCTTCCCGATCCGCACCGTGCGCAACGCGCTGGCGATCCTGTGCATCACCGTCGGTATCGGCGCGGTCGGCTGGACCCTGCGCTCGTGGGTGCCGCCAGCCACGTTGTGGATGACCGACGTGGCGATCAGCACCCAGTTGCAGGACCGCACCCCCGGCGACAGCCTCGACGAGGTCAGCGCCGAGCAGATCCGCAACGGCGGCCTCTATGCCTACACCGCAATCAACGCGCCGCGTGGGCTGGATGAGCGGATCTACCACGTGTGGCAGTTCAACGGCCAGGAAGTCGACCGTATCGCCCTCGACATCCATGGCGGGCGCAAGGAAGGCTACCGTGCCTGGACCCACAAGCAGAACTTCCCCGGCAACCCGGTGGGCAAGTGGCAGGTGCGAGTGCTGACCGAAGACGGTCAGGTGATTGGCGTGCTGCGTTTCGAAGTAACGGACAGCACAGCGACCAAAGAAAAGTAA
- a CDS encoding ABC transporter permease, with protein MTSSSMTGNAQLDTSLSPARLRVSGDWTLAHYADLKHLTGKLNGQYDANTVVDLNSLGALDTAGASLLVELLGSERLGKSTEHPDCTISPADRALLQTVYRSLTDFCVPIKEPEVSVSVQLLSRIGRAVETIWQDTLQVLGFIGLILETIARSLFRPKRWRITPVVAHIEQTGLDAAPIVALLTFLVGAVVAFLGATVLASFGATIFTVDLVGFSFLREFGVLLTAILMAGRTASAFTAQIGSMKANEEIDAIRTLGLDPMELLVVPRVLAMLVALPMLTFLAMLCGIIGGGVVCAVSLGISPAMFLSLLQSDIGIQHFLVGLVKAPVFAFLIATIGCLEGFKVSGSAESVGAHTTSAVVQSIFVVIVLDAVAALFFMEMGW; from the coding sequence ATGACCAGCAGCTCGATGACCGGTAATGCCCAACTGGACACGTCGCTCAGCCCTGCCCGCCTGCGGGTGTCCGGGGACTGGACGCTTGCCCATTACGCCGACCTCAAGCACCTGACCGGAAAACTTAACGGCCAGTACGACGCCAATACCGTGGTTGACCTCAACAGCCTCGGCGCCCTCGACACTGCGGGCGCGTCCCTGCTGGTGGAGTTGCTCGGTTCCGAGCGCCTGGGTAAATCCACCGAACACCCCGACTGCACGATTTCCCCGGCTGACCGCGCGTTGCTGCAAACCGTGTATCGCTCGCTGACCGATTTTTGCGTGCCGATCAAGGAGCCGGAAGTCAGCGTCAGCGTGCAACTGTTGTCCCGCATCGGGCGGGCGGTGGAAACGATCTGGCAGGACACCCTGCAAGTGCTGGGTTTCATCGGCCTGATCCTCGAAACCATCGCCCGCAGCCTGTTCCGCCCCAAGCGCTGGCGCATCACCCCCGTCGTCGCACACATCGAACAGACCGGCCTCGACGCCGCCCCGATCGTGGCGCTGCTGACCTTTCTGGTCGGCGCGGTGGTGGCGTTTCTCGGCGCGACGGTGCTGGCCAGTTTCGGCGCGACGATCTTTACCGTGGACCTGGTGGGGTTCTCGTTTTTGCGCGAGTTCGGCGTGTTGCTCACGGCGATCCTGATGGCCGGCCGCACCGCCAGTGCGTTCACCGCGCAGATCGGCTCGATGAAGGCCAATGAAGAGATCGATGCGATCCGCACCCTCGGCCTCGACCCGATGGAGCTGCTGGTGGTGCCGCGCGTGCTGGCGATGCTGGTGGCGCTGCCGATGCTGACGTTTCTGGCGATGCTCTGCGGCATCATCGGGGGTGGCGTGGTGTGTGCGGTATCGTTGGGGATCTCGCCGGCGATGTTTCTCTCGCTGCTGCAAAGCGACATCGGCATCCAGCATTTTCTGGTCGGCCTGGTGAAAGCGCCGGTCTTTGCCTTTCTGATTGCGACGATCGGTTGCCTGGAAGGCTTCAAGGTCAGCGGCAGCGCCGAATCGGTCGGCGCACACACCACGTCCGCCGTGGTGCAGTCGATTTTCGTGGTGATCGTGCTCGACGCGGTGGCTGCGCTGTTCTTCATGGAGATGGGCTGGTGA
- a CDS encoding ABC transporter ATP-binding protein, with translation MSRLPRAPSEAVIEVRGLCNRFGSQSVHENLDLDLYKGEILAVVGGSGSGKSVLLRSIVGLRRPSEGNVTVFGQNLPSLSEHERSLVERRFGVLFQKGALFSSLTVTENVALPLIEHAGLSRNDAEHLAAVKLALAGLPLSAADKYPASLSGGMIKRAALARALALDPDILFLDEPTAGLDPIGAAQFDQLILTLRDALGLSVFLVTHDLDTLYTITDRVAVLAQKKVLVAGPIDVVSETDDAWIHEYFHGPRGRSALDAAKLLNEV, from the coding sequence GTGAGTCGTCTACCCCGCGCGCCCTCGGAGGCGGTGATCGAAGTCCGTGGCCTGTGCAATCGCTTCGGCAGCCAGAGCGTGCACGAGAACCTCGATCTGGATCTGTACAAAGGCGAGATCCTTGCCGTGGTCGGTGGCTCCGGCAGCGGCAAATCGGTGTTGCTGCGCAGTATTGTCGGTTTGCGTCGGCCCAGCGAAGGCAACGTGACAGTCTTCGGCCAGAACCTGCCGAGCCTGTCCGAACACGAGCGCTCGCTGGTCGAGCGGCGCTTCGGCGTGTTGTTCCAGAAAGGCGCGCTGTTCTCCTCGCTGACGGTGACCGAGAACGTCGCCCTGCCCCTGATCGAGCACGCCGGCCTGAGCCGCAACGACGCCGAGCATCTGGCGGCGGTGAAACTGGCACTGGCCGGGTTGCCATTATCGGCGGCGGACAAATACCCGGCCTCGCTGTCCGGCGGCATGATCAAGCGCGCCGCACTGGCCCGGGCGCTGGCGCTGGACCCGGACATCCTGTTTCTCGACGAACCCACCGCCGGCCTCGATCCGATTGGCGCGGCGCAGTTCGATCAACTGATCCTGACCCTGCGCGATGCGCTGGGCCTGAGCGTGTTTCTGGTGACCCACGACCTCGACACGCTCTACACCATCACCGATCGTGTGGCGGTGTTGGCGCAGAAGAAGGTGCTGGTCGCCGGCCCTATCGACGTGGTCTCGGAAACCGATGACGCGTGGATTCACGAATACTTCCACGGCCCGCGCGGCCGCTCGGCGCTGGACGCCGCCAAATTGCTCAACGAGGTCTGA
- a CDS encoding MlaD family protein, translating to METRAHHVLIGLFSVIVVAGALLFGLWLAKSSVDTEFKDYEIVFNEAVSGLSKGSPVQYSGIKVGDVVNLRLDPKDPRRVLARIRLGGDTPVKEDTQAKLALAGITGTSIIQLSGGTPESPKLRGHDGELPTIVAAPSPISRLLNDSNDLMTGITALLSNANQMFSQENVERVSNTLAHLEQTTGSINDQRGDLRQAMQQLASVGKQAGSMLEQTSALMRNANGLLNDQGKQALGSAGQAMKSLEQSSATINDLLSKNQNSLDNGMQGLNGLAPAIRELRETLTSLRAISQRLEANPSGYLLGSDKNKEFTP from the coding sequence ATGGAAACCCGAGCCCATCATGTGTTGATCGGCCTGTTCTCGGTGATAGTGGTGGCAGGCGCCCTGCTCTTCGGCCTGTGGCTGGCCAAGTCCAGCGTCGACACCGAGTTCAAGGATTACGAGATCGTCTTCAACGAGGCGGTCAGCGGCCTGTCCAAGGGCAGCCCGGTGCAGTACAGCGGGATCAAGGTCGGCGACGTGGTCAACCTGCGCCTCGACCCGAAAGACCCGCGTCGGGTGCTGGCGCGGATTCGTCTGGGCGGCGACACGCCGGTCAAGGAAGACACCCAGGCCAAACTGGCATTGGCCGGGATCACCGGGACCTCGATCATCCAGCTAAGCGGCGGCACCCCGGAGAGTCCGAAACTGCGCGGGCATGACGGCGAATTGCCGACTATCGTCGCGGCACCCTCGCCCATTTCCCGGCTGCTCAACGACAGCAACGATTTGATGACCGGCATCACCGCACTGCTGAGCAATGCCAACCAGATGTTCTCCCAGGAGAACGTCGAGCGCGTCAGCAACACTCTGGCGCATCTGGAGCAGACCACCGGCTCGATCAATGATCAACGCGGCGACTTGCGTCAGGCCATGCAGCAACTGGCGAGCGTCGGCAAGCAGGCCGGCAGCATGCTTGAGCAAACCTCGGCGCTGATGCGCAATGCCAACGGCCTGCTCAATGATCAGGGCAAGCAGGCGCTGGGCAGTGCCGGGCAAGCGATGAAGTCACTGGAACAGAGCAGCGCCACCATCAACGACCTGCTGAGCAAGAACCAGAACTCCCTCGACAACGGCATGCAGGGCCTCAATGGCCTGGCCCCGGCCATCCGCGAACTGCGCGAGACCCTGACTTCGCTGCGCGCCATTTCTCAACGCCTGGAGGCCAACCCCAGCGGTTACCTGCTGGGCAGTGACAAGAACAAGGAGTTCACGCCATGA
- a CDS encoding ABC-type transport auxiliary lipoprotein family protein: MKLTRLALFAASLTLLSACSILPKAEPSDVYRLPAAQAPASASSAATQRWSLRLNKLQASEALNRPSIAVIPQGDVISSYKASRWSDPAPVLVRNRLLDGFARDGRVTLLSTDDSNFAADLELGGSLQAFQTEYQGNQASVVVRVDALLVRGYDQRILASRRFEERQPLSDVQVPAVVAGFGQASDRLTAKVVAWAVDQGQKVAPSP, encoded by the coding sequence ATGAAGCTGACTCGCCTCGCCCTCTTCGCCGCCAGCCTCACGCTGCTCAGTGCGTGCTCGATCCTGCCCAAGGCTGAGCCGTCGGACGTTTATCGCCTTCCCGCCGCGCAAGCGCCCGCCTCGGCCAGCTCAGCGGCGACACAGCGCTGGTCGCTGCGCCTGAACAAACTGCAGGCCAGCGAAGCGCTGAACCGGCCGAGCATCGCGGTGATTCCACAGGGTGACGTGATCAGCAGCTACAAGGCCTCGCGCTGGAGCGATCCGGCGCCGGTGCTGGTGCGCAACCGGCTGCTCGATGGCTTTGCGCGTGATGGCCGGGTGACGCTGCTCAGTACCGATGACAGCAACTTCGCTGCGGATCTGGAGCTGGGTGGCAGCTTGCAGGCCTTTCAGACCGAGTATCAGGGCAATCAGGCCAGCGTTGTAGTGCGGGTCGATGCATTGCTGGTACGCGGTTATGACCAGCGGATTCTGGCGAGCCGGCGCTTTGAAGAGCGTCAGCCGCTGAGCGATGTCCAGGTGCCGGCGGTGGTTGCAGGGTTTGGGCAGGCGAGTGATCGGCTCACCGCGAAGGTTGTTGCCTGGGCGGTAGATCAAGGCCAGAAAGTCGCCCCCAGCCCTTAA
- a CDS encoding nucleoside recognition domain-containing protein, with product MLNGLWLGFFVVAAISALVQWLGGGNAGIFAAMVESIFAMAKLSVEVMVLLFGTLTLWLGFLRIAEKAGIVEWLAKVLGPLFLRLMPEVPPGHPALGLITLNFAANGLGLDNAATPIGLKAMKALQELNPSATIASNAQILFLVLNASSLTLLPVTIFMYRAQQGAPDPTLVFLPILLATSCSTIVGFLSVAFMQRLRIWDPVVLAYLIPGALILGGFMALLATMSATALAGLSSILGNLTLFGLIMLFLVIGALRKVKVYEAFVEGAKEGFDVAKNLLPYLVAMLCAIGVLRASGALDFGLDGIRHLVQWAGWDTRFVDALPTAMVKPFSGSAARAMLIETMKTSGVDSFPALVAATVQGSTETTFYVLAVYFGAVGIQRARHAVGCALLAELAGVLGAIGVCYWFFG from the coding sequence ATGCTTAATGGCCTGTGGCTTGGCTTCTTCGTCGTGGCAGCCATCTCTGCGCTGGTGCAGTGGCTGGGCGGCGGCAACGCCGGGATTTTTGCGGCGATGGTGGAAAGCATTTTTGCCATGGCCAAGCTATCGGTCGAGGTGATGGTGCTGCTGTTCGGCACCTTGACCCTGTGGCTGGGCTTCCTGCGCATTGCCGAGAAGGCCGGGATCGTCGAATGGCTGGCCAAGGTCCTCGGGCCGCTGTTCCTGCGGCTGATGCCGGAGGTCCCGCCCGGTCACCCGGCGCTGGGCCTGATCACCCTGAACTTCGCCGCAAACGGCCTGGGGTTGGACAACGCCGCCACGCCGATCGGCCTCAAGGCGATGAAAGCGCTGCAGGAACTCAACCCCAGCGCGACCATCGCGAGCAACGCGCAGATCCTGTTCCTGGTGCTCAACGCATCCTCCCTGACCCTGTTGCCGGTGACGATCTTCATGTACCGCGCCCAGCAAGGCGCGCCGGACCCGACCCTGGTGTTCCTGCCGATCCTGCTGGCGACCAGTTGCTCGACCATCGTCGGCTTCCTCTCGGTGGCGTTCATGCAGCGCCTGCGCATCTGGGACCCGGTGGTGCTGGCCTATCTGATTCCCGGGGCACTGATCCTCGGCGGCTTCATGGCGTTGCTGGCGACGATGTCGGCCACGGCGCTGGCCGGGCTGTCGTCGATCCTCGGCAACCTGACGCTGTTCGGCCTGATCATGCTGTTCCTGGTGATCGGCGCGTTACGCAAGGTCAAGGTCTACGAGGCGTTCGTCGAGGGCGCCAAAGAGGGCTTCGATGTCGCCAAGAACCTGCTGCCGTATCTGGTGGCGATGCTCTGCGCGATTGGCGTACTGCGTGCTTCCGGAGCGCTGGACTTCGGCCTCGATGGCATTCGCCATCTGGTGCAGTGGGCCGGGTGGGACACGCGCTTTGTCGATGCGTTGCCGACGGCGATGGTCAAACCGTTTTCCGGCAGCGCTGCGCGGGCGATGCTGATCGAGACCATGAAGACCTCGGGCGTAGACAGCTTCCCGGCGCTGGTGGCGGCGACGGTGCAGGGCAGTACCGAGACCACCTTCTATGTGCTGGCGGTGTATTTCGGCGCGGTGGGGATTCAGCGGGCGCGGCATGCGGTGGGGTGTGCGCTGCTGGCTGAGCTGGCTGGCGTGCTCGGCGCGATTGGCGTCTGCTACTGGTTCTTCGGTTAA
- the gltP gene encoding glutamate/aspartate:proton symporter GltP codes for MKKAKLSLAWQILIGLVLGIAIGALLNHFSAEKAWWISNVLQPAGDIFIRLIKMIVIPIVISSLIVGIAGVGDAKKLGRIGLKTIIYFEIVTTIAIIVGLLLANLFHPGTGIDMSTLGTVDISKYQATAAEVQHEHAFIETILNLIPSNIFAAIARGEMLPIIFFSVLFGLGLSSLQSDLREPLVKMFQGVSESMFKVTHMIMNYAPIGVFALIAVTVANFGFASLLPLAKLVILVYVAIAFFAFVVLGLIAKLFGFSVIKLMRIFKDELVLAYSTASSETVLPRVIEKMEAYGAPKAICSFVVPTGYSFNLDGSTLYQSIAAIFIAQLYGIDLSISQQLLLVLTLMVTSKGIAGVPGVSFVVLLATLGSVGIPLEGLAFIAGVDRIMDMARTALNVIGNALAVLVIARWEGMYDDAKGQRYWNSLPHWRSKEKLPAGEISKN; via the coding sequence ATGAAGAAGGCAAAACTCAGCCTCGCCTGGCAGATCCTCATCGGTCTGGTTTTAGGGATTGCAATTGGTGCGTTGCTCAACCATTTCAGCGCCGAGAAAGCCTGGTGGATCAGCAACGTCCTGCAACCGGCAGGCGATATCTTTATCCGTCTGATCAAGATGATCGTGATCCCGATCGTCATCTCCTCCCTGATCGTCGGCATCGCCGGTGTAGGCGACGCCAAGAAACTCGGGCGGATCGGCCTGAAAACGATCATCTATTTCGAAATCGTCACCACCATCGCGATCATCGTCGGCCTGCTGCTGGCCAACCTGTTCCATCCGGGTACCGGCATCGACATGAGCACCCTGGGCACGGTGGACATCTCCAAGTACCAGGCGACCGCCGCCGAAGTGCAGCATGAACACGCGTTCATCGAGACCATCCTCAACCTGATCCCGTCGAACATCTTCGCGGCCATCGCCCGCGGCGAGATGCTGCCGATCATCTTCTTCTCCGTGCTGTTCGGCCTCGGTCTGTCGAGCCTGCAGTCGGACCTGCGCGAGCCGCTGGTGAAGATGTTCCAGGGCGTTTCGGAAAGCATGTTCAAAGTCACCCACATGATCATGAACTACGCCCCGATCGGCGTATTCGCATTGATCGCGGTGACCGTCGCCAACTTCGGCTTCGCCTCGCTGCTGCCGCTGGCCAAGCTGGTGATCCTGGTTTACGTCGCCATCGCCTTCTTCGCCTTCGTGGTGCTGGGCCTGATCGCCAAGCTGTTCGGCTTCTCGGTGATCAAGCTGATGCGCATCTTCAAGGATGAGCTGGTCCTGGCCTACTCCACCGCCTCCTCGGAAACCGTGCTGCCACGCGTCATCGAGAAGATGGAAGCCTACGGCGCACCGAAAGCCATCTGCAGCTTTGTGGTGCCGACCGGTTACTCGTTCAACCTCGACGGCTCGACCCTGTACCAGTCCATCGCGGCGATCTTCATTGCCCAGCTGTACGGCATCGACCTGTCGATCAGCCAGCAACTGCTGCTGGTGCTGACCCTGATGGTCACCTCCAAAGGCATCGCCGGTGTACCGGGCGTGTCCTTCGTGGTGCTGCTGGCCACCCTGGGCAGCGTCGGTATTCCGCTGGAAGGCCTGGCGTTCATCGCCGGTGTCGACCGCATCATGGACATGGCCCGTACCGCACTGAACGTGATCGGCAACGCCTTGGCGGTACTGGTTATCGCGCGTTGGGAAGGCATGTACGACGACGCCAAGGGCCAGCGCTACTGGAACTCCCTGCCGCACTGGCGCAGCAAGGAAAAACTGCCGGCTGGCGAAATCTCCAAGAACTGA
- a CDS encoding inhibitor of vertebrate lysozyme family protein has translation MSALKTLAAALLLGGSAMAMAANDGQARVNELLSSDPQYRETWQGVVKHEERLPEWVMNLSGAPDQQMNAVTEDGDKYLVGPLCESADKCLNHRLIVAFSFDKKDAYAMLVDVPEGLPADKSPTRHATYRFLGKPDQGMQNLLMETLKKDPNWY, from the coding sequence ATGAGTGCTTTAAAGACACTGGCAGCCGCCCTGCTTCTGGGCGGTAGTGCCATGGCGATGGCGGCCAATGATGGCCAGGCGCGGGTCAACGAGCTGCTCAGCTCCGACCCGCAATACCGGGAAACCTGGCAAGGCGTGGTCAAACATGAAGAACGCCTGCCGGAATGGGTGATGAACCTGTCCGGTGCGCCAGACCAGCAGATGAATGCCGTGACGGAAGACGGCGACAAGTATCTGGTGGGGCCGCTCTGCGAATCCGCAGACAAGTGCCTCAACCACCGCTTGATCGTAGCGTTCAGCTTCGACAAGAAGGATGCCTACGCCATGCTTGTCGATGTGCCCGAAGGACTGCCGGCCGACAAGTCGCCAACGCGACATGCCACCTACCGCTTCCTCGGCAAACCGGATCAGGGCATGCAGAATCTGTTGATGGAAACCCTGAAGAAAGACCCGAACTGGTACTGA
- a CDS encoding DUF1328 domain-containing protein, translated as MLSWAITFLIIAIIAAVLGFGGIAGTATGIAKILFVVFLVMFIASFFFGRRGRG; from the coding sequence ATGTTGAGCTGGGCAATTACATTCTTGATCATTGCCATCATCGCCGCCGTACTGGGCTTCGGTGGTATCGCGGGCACCGCCACGGGTATCGCCAAGATTCTCTTTGTCGTGTTCCTGGTGATGTTTATCGCTTCCTTCTTCTTTGGCCGTCGCGGCCGAGGTTAA